One Streptomyces sp. CNQ-509 DNA window includes the following coding sequences:
- the cbiE gene encoding precorrin-6y C5,15-methyltransferase (decarboxylating) subunit CbiE, producing MADRVTVIGWDGSPLTEAALGALGAASLVAGAAHHLALPEVPPGAERIRLGSVGLAARRIARHRGTAVVIADGDPGFFGVVRTLRAPEHGLEVEVLPAVSSVAAAFARAGMPWDDAQVVVAHERNLRRAVNVCRAHPKVAVLTSPGAGPAELALLLRDVHRTFVICEELGGAHERVTVLTSDKVAEHVWRDPNVTLVIGGGIGAGAGPTTAGGAAAPAAGGWLAGHDAGYPPPVRGWSLAPAEYGAAPDEGEAPQLRAVQLARLGPRQGDLVWDIGAGSGAAAVEAARFGAAVIAVDRDPGACARASAAARRFGVLLQTVHGTAPGVLNDLPEPDVVRVGGGGAAAVAGCAARRPERIVAHARTRDGAEEIVRALTDAGYAVECSLLQSVDLDPQGPADAGAGAGWRERERTVVFLIAGSRAG from the coding sequence ATGGCGGACCGGGTCACCGTGATCGGGTGGGACGGTTCCCCGCTGACCGAGGCGGCGCTCGGCGCGCTCGGTGCGGCCAGCCTCGTGGCCGGGGCGGCGCACCACCTCGCCCTGCCCGAGGTGCCGCCCGGCGCCGAGCGGATCCGGCTGGGCAGCGTGGGCCTCGCGGCCCGCAGGATCGCCCGGCACCGCGGCACGGCGGTGGTCATCGCCGACGGCGACCCGGGCTTCTTCGGCGTCGTACGCACCCTGCGCGCCCCTGAACACGGCCTGGAGGTCGAGGTGCTGCCGGCGGTCTCGTCCGTCGCCGCCGCCTTCGCCCGCGCCGGGATGCCCTGGGACGACGCGCAGGTCGTCGTCGCACACGAGCGCAACCTGCGCCGGGCCGTGAACGTCTGCCGGGCGCACCCCAAGGTCGCCGTCCTCACCTCGCCGGGCGCGGGACCCGCGGAACTCGCCCTGCTGCTGCGGGATGTCCACCGGACGTTCGTCATCTGCGAGGAACTGGGCGGGGCGCACGAGCGTGTGACGGTGCTCACGTCCGACAAGGTGGCCGAGCACGTGTGGCGCGACCCGAACGTGACGCTGGTCATCGGCGGCGGCATCGGGGCCGGCGCCGGGCCGACGACCGCGGGGGGCGCCGCCGCGCCCGCGGCCGGCGGCTGGCTCGCCGGCCACGACGCGGGCTACCCGCCCCCGGTGCGCGGCTGGAGCCTGGCCCCCGCGGAGTACGGCGCCGCCCCCGACGAGGGCGAGGCGCCGCAACTGCGCGCCGTCCAACTCGCCCGGCTCGGGCCCCGGCAGGGCGACCTGGTGTGGGACATCGGCGCGGGCAGCGGCGCGGCCGCGGTCGAGGCCGCCCGCTTCGGCGCCGCGGTCATCGCCGTCGACCGCGACCCCGGCGCCTGCGCCCGCGCCTCGGCCGCGGCCCGCCGCTTCGGGGTGCTGCTGCAGACCGTCCACGGCACCGCCCCCGGGGTCCTCAACGACCTGCCGGAGCCGGACGTCGTCCGGGTCGGCGGCGGGGGCGCGGCGGCCGTCGCGGGGTGCGCGGCCCGGCGGCCGGAGCGGATCGTCGCCCACGCCCGTACCCGGGACGGCGCGGAGGAGATCGTACGGGCCCTGACGGACGCCGGATACGCCGTGGAGTGCTCGCTGCTGCAGTCCGTCGACCTCGACCCGCAGGGCCCCGCGGACGCGGGTGCAGGCGCGGGGTGGCGGGAGCGGGAGCGCACGGTGGTGTTCCTCATCGCGGGGAGCCGCGCGGGCTGA